A window of the Gossypium arboreum isolate Shixiya-1 chromosome 2, ASM2569848v2, whole genome shotgun sequence genome harbors these coding sequences:
- the LOC108466948 gene encoding linamarin synthase 2-like: protein MGSLETNKPHIVIVPFPAQGHVNPMMLLAKLLHSRGFFITFVNTEFNHRRLIRSKGPDFVKGLPDFQFKTIPEGLPSSDRNATQDLRVLCDSIRKHCLAPFVELLAKLNSSPQVPTVTCIISDGLMSFAIKAAEQLGIPEVQFWTASACSFMGYLHFSELVKRGIIPFQSETFLNEPIDWVPGMSNIRLRDFPSFVKANDPNDILFDYFGSEAQNCLKASAIIFNAFEDFEHEVFEAIAAKFPQIYTIGPLHLLARHLHVDPSQSMNSSLWKEDTSCIVWLNKREPNSVVYVNYGSITVMSEKHLKEFAWGLANSKHPFLWIVRPDVVMGDSAILDLEFLKEIKERGLIISWCNQYEVLSHPSVGVFLTHCGWNSTVETISGGVPVICWPFFADQQTNCRYACTHWGIGMEVDHDVKRENIEFLVKEMMEGEEGKKKKEKALEWKKKAEEAVEVGGSSYIDFDRFVKEALKHG, encoded by the exons ATGGGTTCACTTGAAACCAATAAACCTCACATTGTAATCGTCCCATTTCCAGCACAAGGTCATGTTAACCCCATGATGCTACTTGCTAAGCTCTTACACTCTAGAGGCTTCTTCATAACCTTTGTTAACACTGAGTTCAACCATAGGCGTTTGATCAGGTCCAAAGGCCCTGACTTCGTTAAAGGTCTGCCTGATTTCCAGTTCAAAACAATTCCGGAAGGGCTGCCATCGTCCGATCGAAATGCAACACAGGATCTTCGAGTTCTGTGTGATTCGATACGAAAGCATTGCTTGGCACCATTTGTAGAGCTACTAGCTAagttaaactcctcgccccaagTGCCCACTGTTACTTGCATAATTTCTGATGGACTTATGAGCTTTGCTATTAAGGCTGCTGAACAACTTGGCATACCAGAAGTTCAGTTTTGGACTGCCTCAGCATGTAGTTTCATGGGATATCTTCACTTCAGTGAACTGGTTAAACGAGGCATTATTCCATTCCAAA GTGAAACATTTCTCAATGAACCTATTGACTGGGTCCCTGGAATGAGTAACATTCGCCTCAGAGACTTTCCAAGCTTCGTCAAAGCCAACGATCCGAATGATATTTTGTTTGATTATTTCGGATCCGAAGCTCAAAATTGCCTAAAAGCTTCAGCAATAATCTTCAACGCATTTGAAGATTTCGAACATGAAGTGTTCGAAGCCATCGCTGCCAAATTTCCTCAAATTTATACAATAGGACCACTTCATTTGCTTGCCAGGCACCTACATGTCGATCCCTCCCAGTCAATGAACTCAAGCCTATGGAAGGAAGATACAAGCTGCATTGTATGGCTTAACAAAAGGGAACCCAATTCAGTTGTGTATGTGAACTATGGAAGCATTACTGTCATGTCGGAGAAGCATCTCAAAGAATTTGCATGGGGGTTGGCTAACTCTAAGCACCCATTTTTATGGATCGTTAGACCAGATGTCGTGATGGGTGATTCTGCAATTCTGGATCTAGAGTTCCTTAAGGAGATTAAGGAAAGAGGGCTGATAATAAGCTGGTGCAACCAATATGAGGTCCTTTCACATCCTTCAGTCGGTGTTTTTTTGACACACTGTGGGTGGAATTCTACCGTGGAAACCATATCAGGAGGTGTGCCAGTAATTTGTTGGCCATTTTTTGCTGATCAACAAACCAATTGTCGATATGCTTGCACTCATTGGGGCATTGGCATGGAGGTGGATCATGATGTGAAGCGAGAGAACATAGAGTTTTTAGTCAAGGAAATGATGGAAGGtgaggaaggaaagaaaaagaaagagaaggcATTGGAATGGAAGAAGAAAGCCGAAGAAGCAGTTGAAGTTGGGGGATCATCTTATATTGATTTCGACAGATTTGTTAAGGAAGCTCTCAAACATGGTTAA